The proteins below come from a single Miscanthus floridulus cultivar M001 chromosome 1, ASM1932011v1, whole genome shotgun sequence genomic window:
- the LOC136510955 gene encoding putative cyclin-dependent kinase F-2, with product MAACVQAASAPAAGAARPTRKRTRIAMGSTDDYEETGRIGTGAFGSVHKARHRGTGRTVAIKRLAAADGSQVALLREASLLEASGRDNPFVVGFHGLARRPATMDLCLVMECVGASLHDLLHQRRCDGMPPLQEATVRAVMWQLLTGAKKMHDAHVVHRDIKPDNVLVADDRTTVKICDFGLAMYMAEPPPYETAGSLWYMAPEVLLGKPDYDALVDTWSLGCVMAELIDGSPLFMASNEADQLDEIFNVLGVPDETTWPWFSSAPFATKLIPKLNMKRRNLLREEFPKKKLSVQGFQVLSGLLTCNPDKRLTAAAALKHPWFATKMNAPELHLQKKEEVPSTLPKIKRIRVLCP from the coding sequence ATGGCGGCCTGCGTACAGGCAGCATCAGCCCCCGCCGCCGGCGCGGCGCGACCGACCCGCAAGAGGACGCGGATCGCCATGGGCAGCACCGACGACTACGAGGAGACCGGCCGCATCGGCACGGGCGCCTTCGGCTCGGTCCACAAGGCGCGCCACCGCGGCACCGGCCGGACCGTCGCCATCAAGCGCCTCGCCGCGGCCGACGGCAGCCAGGTGGCGCTGCTGCGGGAGGCGTCGCTGCTCGAGGCGAGCGGCCGCGACAACCCGTTCGTCGTCGGCTTCCACGGCCTCGCCCGCAGACCGGCCACCATGGACCTCTGCCTGGTCATGGAGTGCGTCGGCGCGAGCCTCCACGACCTACTCCACCAGCGCCGCTGCGATGGGATGCCGCCGCTGCAGGAGGCGACGGTGCGCGCCGTCATGTGGCAGCTGCTCACGGGAGCCAAGAAGATGCACGACGCCCACGTCGTCCACCGGGACATCAAGCCCGACAACGTCCTCGTCGCCGATGACCGCACCACCGTCAAGATCTGCGACTTTGGGCTCGCCATGTACATGGCCGAGCCTCCGCCGTACGAGACCGCCGGATCGCTGTGGTACATGGCGCCCGAGGTGCTGCTGGGGAAGCCCGACTACGACGCCCTCGTCGACACCTGGTCGCTCGGCTGCGTGATGGCGGAGCTCATCGACGGATCCCCTCTGTTCATGGCTTCCAATGAAGCAGACCAGCTCGACGAGATCTTCAACGTCCTGGGCGTGCCAGATGAAACGACGTGGCCATGGTTCTCGTCCGCGCCGTTCGCCACCAAGTTGATTCCGAAGCTGAACATGAAGCGGCGCAACCTACTGCGCGAGGAGTTCCCCAAGAAAAAGCTGTCCGTGCAAGGATTCCAGGTACTCAGCGGCCTGCTCACTTGCAACCCCGACAAGCGGCTCACGGCAGCTGCCGCACTCAAGCACCCATGGTTCGCCACCAAGATGAACGCACCGGAGCTGCACCTGCAAAAGAAAGAAGAAGTGCCATCAACGTTGCCCAAGATCAAGAGAATAAGGGTGCTCTGTCCGTGA
- the LOC136470520 gene encoding uncharacterized protein — protein sequence MQFFGSSSLTSVAPEATPAPAAPPGTGTGASAQVLYVFNRSGVCLLYREWHRPLRTLDPTQDHKLMFGLLFSLRSFTAKIDPTTAEKGNLGVPLLPGQGCSFYSFKTNTYKLNFMESPSGIKLILITHPRTGDQRDSLKHIYNLYVEYVVKNPLYAPGTPIKCELFNKHLDQYVRTLI from the exons ATGCAGTTCTTCGGCAGCTCGTCGCTGACGTCGGTCGCGCCGGAGGCGACCCCAGCCCCGGCGGCGCCCCccggcacgggcacgggcgcCAGCGCGCAGGTCCTCTACGTCTTCAACCGCAGCGGCGTCTGCCTGCTCTACCGCGAGTGGCACCGCCCGCTCCGCACGCTCGACCCCACCCAGGACCACAAGCTCATGTTCGGACTCCTCTTCTCGCTTCGCTCCTTCACCGCCAAGATCGACCCAACCAC GGCTGAAAAGGGAAATCTTGGTGTGCCACTACTGCCAGGCCAAGGTTGTTCGTTTTATAGCTTcaagacaaacacatacaaacTGAACTTCATGGAGAGCCCTTCTGGTATAAAG CTTATACTAATTACACATCCAAGGACTGGTGATCAGCGAGACTCGCTAAAGCATATCTACAACCTATATGTGGAATATGTTGTAAAAAATCCTCTGTATGCTCCTGGAACACCAATCAA GTGCGAACTTTTCAATAAACATCTCGATCAATACGTGAGAACATTAATTTGA